A window of Nasonia vitripennis strain AsymCx chromosome 3 unlocalized genomic scaffold, Nvit_psr_1.1 chr3_random0004, whole genome shotgun sequence contains these coding sequences:
- the LOC100115261 gene encoding meiosis-specific with OB domain-containing protein yields the protein MANVSRQPICSLQPGMQNTVIIGVIIRSQNSKMIDPTRARYNTGSRAVWNFTLRDSIEDFINVTVWGAVDYINKLFTTFTIGSVVEVINAKITDRKPDDPNEVYVPFVTSPLTLTLNQSSSLMQMHSSPGVARYRELLQLPTKNPEGAYTLAYILENANLLKNEYVDVIVAVTFVSQTREIVTRLGELAKIREFEVGDASTDQTISLTLWDSEWIRLSDKWEPKQTILFLADAQITHNDRMKKSALTIVRKTVITENPNIKEAEDIRVAFQSKPDLGSMSPFAIPNPNSITKQMTICDITNRLNRVVATPSDERLQLLVLVSAMVDDMNIDKNDPTIISARCAKCKRIVATGDDSCMNLECPFGSGIKSPMNVMSLNILVNLKDDTGYLVGCRLRDAAAEAAFLCSAESLREMPMQVRSRLKEKYCKQICNVRMQIIGPSTSYQKPIYNILAIDVAETNEQFEPLNVDELNLDYD from the exons ATGGCAAACGTATCACGGCAACCGATATGTTCTCTTCAACCGGGGATGCAAAATACAGTGATAATCGGCGTTATAATAcgaagtcaaaattctaaaatgatCGATCCAACCAGAGCAAGAT aTAACACGGGATCGAGAGCTGTATGGAATTTCACTTTGAGAGATTCGATCGAAGACTTCATAAACGTTACAGTTTGGGGCGCCGTCGACTACATCAACAAGTTATTCACCACCTTTACAATAGGAAGCGTCG TTGAAGTAATCAATGCTAAGATAACAGATCGAAAACCCGACGATCCAAATGAAGTTTACGTCCCTTTCGTCACGAGCCCTTTAACGTTGACTTTGAACCAAAGTTCGTCTTTGATGCAAATGCACAGTAGTCCAGGCGTCGCTCGTTATCGCGAATTGTTGCAATTACCGACTAAAAATCCCGAAGGCGCCTATACCTTGGCTTATATTTTGGAGAATGCCAATTTACTGAAAAACGAATACGTCGACGTCATTGTAGCTGTAACATTT GTGAGCCAAACAAGGGAAATAGTCACTCGTTTGGGAGAACTCGCGAAAATTCGTGAATTCGAGGTTGGCGACGCGTCGACGGATCAAACGATTTCGTTGACATTGTGGGACAGTGAATGGATAAGGCTTTCTGATAAATGGGAACCGAAGCAGACAATTCTTTTTTTGGCAGACGCTCAGATTACTCACAATGATCGCATGAAAAAATCAGCGCTAACTATAg TAAGAAAAACAGTTATCACGGAAAATCCTAATATCAAAGAAGCTGAGGATATAAGAGTAGCTTTTCAGAGTAAACCAGATTTAGGCTCAATGTCTCCCTTTGCCATTCCCAATC CAAATTCCATCACAAAACAAATGACTATCTGTGACATAACAAATAGATTGAATAGAGTTGTGGCTACTCCTTCTGATGAAAGATTACAACTGTTGGTACTTGTCTCTGCAATGGTCGACGATATGAATATCGATAAGAACGACCCAACAATAATCAGCGCTCGATG tgcTAAATGTAAAAGAATCGTAGCTACAGGAGACGATTCTTGCATGAATCTGGAATGTCCTTTCGGAAGCGGAATCAAGAGCCCAATGAACGTCATGAGTCTcaatattttagtaaatttaaaagaCGATACTGGCTATTTGGTTGGATGCCGATTGAGAGACGCTGCCGCTGAAGCAGCTTTTTTATGCAGCGCTGAATCACTAAgg gaAATGCCTATGCAAGTACGTAGTAGACTGAAAGAAAAGTATTGTAAACAAATTTGTAACGTGCGTATGCAGATTATTGGTCCGTCAACTTCATACCAAAAACCAATCTACAATATTCTCGCTATAGATGTAGCAGAGACTAATGAACAATTTGAACCGCTTAACGTTGATGAGCTAAATCTAGATTATGATTAG
- the LOC116416640 gene encoding zinc finger MYM-type protein 1-like gives MNRVYESGAAKKRKAKEEQKKIDKLPKITGFLKQDDITSKNDETPKGTADLQENVIQNESVDLNPSEQSELSVATQVLINHRTEEEAALRSTSEKNESYSTDIALWGEINEKLRLYWLQKNPGLCSNKDKDFSKSARIYQEGDKQKVRTLNKSLFQLKLQNNEIVEREWLSYSPSTGRIYCFVCRLFSSEKDQFTFYGFNDWKHPERITEHEQSKAHKQTLTIYSKRRRETGSLENALTIQQKNEKNYWIQVLRRITDTIKFLASRGLAFRGENERFGSSQNGNYLGILELLSEYDPFLKEHINTYGNKGHGVTSYLSANICEEFIGLMGEKVLACIISELKKAKYYSFSVDSTPDITHLDQLTFTVRYVTDQGPIERFLMFVPIEGHNAEYLTEVVVKFFKDNDIDINDCRGQSYDNASNMSGRYSGLQTRIREINKYADYIPCAGHSLNLVGVKAAECVNAVVKYFYIVQNLYTFLSGSTYRWQKLLSYLGTKKKVVKSLSATRWSARADAIIALFTGHTDITKALDDLSKDDTQSNETRLEAKTILKQITKFENVFITVVWHEILTRINDTSKNLQKENMDLYIACSLLNSLELYLLDIRDKFDEFLEKAKSFTDICESESTSEPRNRRRSVKLTRFEGESEHTQFTGDEKLKIEIFYPIIDSLCSNLKTRKTAYETVNDNFKFFTALPNMTYEGIKECCEKLARKYDQDISAENLISECLHYKHYLRDTRKNEELFIPDLYLQLKKEFLTSTFPNIEISLRIFLTLMITNCAGERSFSRLKLIKSDHRSTMSQSRLNHLSLMSIESDLLKSIDFDELISNFAAKKSRKKVF, from the exons ATGAATCGTGTTTATGAAAGTGGTGCTGCAAAAAAACGAAAAGCGAAAGaagaacaaaagaaaatagaCAAGTTACCAAAAATTActggatttttaaaacaagATGACATTACTA gcAAAAATGATGAAACGCCAAAAGGTACCGCTGATTTACAGGAAAATGTTATTCAAAACGAATCAGTCGATTTGAATCCTTCAGAACAGTCGGAATTATCAGTAGCTACACAAGTTCTTATAAATCATAGAACAGAAG aGGAGGCAGCATTGAGAAGCACgtcagaaaaaaatgaaagttatTCGACTGATATTGCGTTATGGGGCGAAATCAACGAGAAGTTACGATTATACTGGTTGCAAAAAAATCCAGGTTTATGCAGCAATAAGGATAAAGATTTCTCAAAATCTGCACGGATTTACCAAGAAggagataaacaaaaagtgaGAACTCTAAACAAATCATTATTTCAATTGAAACtacaaaataatgaaatagtAGAGCGTGAGTGGTTATCGTATTCGCCATCAACTGGACGTATATATTGCTTTGTATGTCGACTTTTTTCATCTGAAAAAGATCAATTTACATTTTACGGATTTAATGATTGGAAACACCCAGAGCGAATTACGGAGCATGAGCAAAGCAAAGCTCATAAACAAACTTTAACTATTTATTCTAAACGGAGAAGAGAAACTGGTAGTTTAGAAAATGCATTAACGATTCAacaaaaaaatgagaaaaattatTGGATTCAAGTATTACGTCGAATAACTGACACTATAAAGTTTCTTGCTTCACGAGGTCTCGCTTTTCGAGGGGAGAACGAACGATTCGGATCTAGTCAAAATGGCAATTACTTAGGTATTTTAGAATTACTGAGCGAATATGACCCTTTCCTTAAAGAGCACATTAATACCTACGGAAATAAAGGACATGGAGTAACATCATACTTATCAGCTAATATTTGTGAGGAATTTATAGGCCTTATGGGGGAAAAAGTTCTTGCTTGCATTATAAGTGAGTTGAAGAAGGcaaaatattattctttttctGTGGATTCTACGCCGGACATCACTCATCTAGATCAATTAACGTTCACCGTGCGGTACGTTACGGATCAGGGGCCTATCGAACGTTTTTTAATGTTCGTTCCTATAGAAGGTCATAATGCCGAATATTTAACAGAGGTTGTagtcaaattttttaaagataatgATATTGATATAAATGACTGTAGAGGTCAATCTTATGACAACGCATCGAATATGTCTGGACGCTATTCAGGACTGCAAACCAGGATAAGGGAAATCAATAAGTATGCTGATTATATTCCTTGTGCCGGGCACTCGTTAAATTTAGTCGGCGTTAAGGCAGCTGAATGTGTTAATGCAGTCGTTAAGTATTTCTATATCGTACAAAATTTGTACACATTTTTATCAGGATCGACTTATAGATGGCAAAAACTATTGTCATATTTaggaacgaaaaaaaaagtcgtTAAATCTTTATCCGCTACTCGATGGTCAGCCCGAGCTGATGCAATCATCGCTCTTTTCACAGGTCATACAGATATTACGAAAGCTCTAGATGATTTATCAAAGGATGATACGCAGTCTAACGAGACTAGACTTGAAGCTAAGACCATTTTAAAGcaaattacaaaatttgaaaatgtcTTTATAACTGTGGTATGGCACGAAATCTTGACACGTATTAATGATACAtctaaaaatttacaaaaagaaaatatggATTTGTATATAGCATGCAGTCTTTTAAATTCCTTAGAATTGTATTTATTGGATATCAGGGATAAATTCGATGAGTTTTTAGAAAAAGCAAAAAGCTTTACTGATATCTGCGAAAGTGAATCTACATCTGAGCCAAGAAATCGAAGAAGAAGCGTAAAACTTACTCGCTTTGAAGGAGAGAGTGAACATACACAATTTACTGGAGATGAAAAGCTCAAAATAGAGATTTTTTATCCGATAATCGATTCACTTTGTTCCAATTTGAAAACCAGAAAAACTGCTTACGAAACGGTGAATGATAACTTCAAGTTTTTTACTGCTCTACCAAACATGACATACGAAGGAATAAAAGAATGCTGCGAAAAGCTTGCCAGAAAATATGATCAAGACATTTCTGCAGAAAATTTAATATCAGAATGTTTACATTATAAACATTATCTTCGTGATACACGAAAGAACGAAGAATTATTTATTCCTGATCTATACTTGCAACTGAAGAAAGAATTTCTGACGTCTACATTCCCAAATATTGAAATAAGTCTCCGAATATTCCTTACCCTAATGATCACCAATTGTGCTGGTGAACGATCATTTTCTAGATTAAAGTTGATAAAATCCGATCATCGAAGCACAATGTCACAGTCACGATTGAATCATCTAAGTTTAATGAGTATAGAATCGGACttattaaaatcgattgaTTTTGATGAACTCATATCTAATTTTGCTGCGAAgaaatcgagaaaaaaagttttttaa
- the LOC116416641 gene encoding uncharacterized protein LOC116416641 isoform X1, producing the protein MAETFDRGPSSISIINRLWKNPLKLKSCTKRATCGSHATISPILMSRIQKKLGGASPETATSNLMADLQRTQAENPKLFQMLQKSPVHQHRNDITRKNSTPNVNKQPYKHQATNSSRHLSRRDENIPQASTSNMTMEKFQREVLQSLSDLKERLSDCERMTKENNSMLKTLTAKKKVGKMSCPSWLPFKSVEDLISFENVDDETFNQTVDYLVYLGGRNVEDSLSLYLKSSFEVTESLLKKVSWLGQPSKNITSLSESRFIRACEEAVSSYNKFRKPNNTEFSDAVTKALKALKENLRRQIVAKAAKKQLPRRSRSRSSGGSKEQSRGVMELEGGQPTRQSRPRSRSPDGSKDQRRKVMGLQKKIPPRQSRVSEVQSSESEFLSHNNTSLLTQSPDGSKDRRRDVMELHGKQPYRLSRPPRSRSPDGSNDRRRSLMGLQKKRPPQQSRSRSRSPDLRENRFETSTSRRRSMELQKKQELPRQSRLRSRSPCGSEDYFEASTPKKSKVMEQEQNEFLSRNDTLLLPHNINTTTVVSEIHNVQNDENSLENIGNRGGDDIESVAEFQNDAQDMEANYNEENDAVAEASDADEGNKNYNDQENEDESDDEAMQIECLVDDPDVRSYILSQTAMEQKLFFKK; encoded by the exons atgGCTGAAACCTTCGATAGAGGACCCAGCTCAATTTCCATAATCAATAGACTTTGGAAGAATCCACTCAAACTTAAAAGTTGTACAAAGAGAGCAACTTGCGGGAGCCATGCAACTATATCACCCATACTT ATGTCCcgtatacaaaaaaaattgggGGGAGCTTCTCCTGAAACAGCTACGTCCAACCTCATGGCTGATTTGCAGAGGACCCAGGCTGAGAACCCTAAGTTGTTCCAAATGCTGCAGAAGTCTCCAGTACATCAGCATCGGAACGATATTACGCGGAAAAACAGCACCCCGAACGTTAATAAACAACCGTATAAACATCAGGCAACTAATAGTAGTAGGCACTTAAGTAGACGAGACGAAAATATACCTCAAG CCTCAACGTCCAACATGACCATGGAAAAGTTTCAAAGAGAAGTTCTACAGTCATTGAG TGATCTAAAAGAAAGGTTATCTGACTGCGAGCGTATGACTAA GGAAAACAATTCAATGTTGAAGACTCTTACGGCGAAAAAGAAAGTGGGAAAAATGAGTTGTCCAAGCTGGTTGCCTTTTAAAAGTGTCGAAGATCTAATTTCCTTTGAAAATGTTGATGACGAAACATTCAATCAAACT GTCGATTATCTAGTGTATTTGGGCGGCCGCAACGTCGAGGATAGTCTTTCCCTATACCTCAAGAGCAGCTTTGAAGTGACGGAGAGTTTGCTTAAAAAAGTATCTTGGCTTGGCCAGCcaagtaaaaatattacaagCCTTTCTGAATCACGCTTCATAAGAGCTTGTGAAG AAGCGGTGTCCTCATACAATAAGTTTCGAAAGCCCAATAACACAGAGTTTTCGGACGCTGTGACCAAAGCTCTGAAGGCTCTTAAAGAGAACTTACGGCGCCAAATTGTAGCAAAAGCTGCTAAAAAGCAGCTACCTCGACGATCAAGGTCTCGCTCTTCGGGTGGGAGCAAGGAACAGAGTAGGGGCGTGATGGAGCTTGAAGGAGGGCAACCAACTCGGCAGTCCCGACCCAGGTCTCGCTCTCCGGACGGAAGCAAGGATCAGAGGAGGAAGGTGATGGgacttcaaaaaaaaataccaccTCGGCAGTCCAGAGTCTCGGAAGTCCAGAGTTCAGAGTCAGAATTCCTGAGTCACAACAATACCTCACTACT GACTCAATCGCCAGATGGAAGCAAGGATCGGAGAAGGGACGTGATGGAGCTTCACGGAAAGCAACCATATCGGCTGTCCCGACCACCCAGGTCTCGCTCTCCGGATGGGAGCAATGATCGGAGAAGAAGCTTGATGGGGCTTCAAAAAAAGCGACCGCCTCAACAGTCCAGATCCAGGTCTCGATCGCCGGATTTAAGGGAGAATCGCTTCGAAACAAGCACTTCGAGGAGAAGGAGCATGGAGCTTCAAAAAAAGCAGGAACTACCTCGACAGTCCAGACTCAGATCTCGCTCTCCGTGTGGGAGCGAGGATTACTTTGAAGCCAGTACTCCAAAGAAAAGTAAGGTGATGGAGCAGGAGCAGAACGAATTTCTGAGTCGCAACGATACCTTACTACT aCCACATAATATTAACACAACAACCGTCGTCTCCGAGATTCATAATGTCCAGAATGACGAAAATTCTCTGGAAAATATCGGCAATCGTGGAGGCGATGATATCGAGAGTGTTGCTGAGTTCCAGAATGATGCGCAAGATATGGAGGCTAATTATAATGAAGAAAATGATGCAGTAGCTGAGGCGAGTGATGCAGATGAAGGAAATAAGAATTATAATGATCaagaaaatgaagatgaaAGCGATGACGAAGCAATGCAAATTGAGTGCCTTGTAGACGACCCCGACGTTCGATCATACATACTTTCGCAGACTGCGAtggaacaaaaattattttttaaaaaataa
- the LOC116416641 gene encoding uncharacterized protein LOC116416641 isoform X2 has translation MSRIQKKLGGASPETATSNLMADLQRTQAENPKLFQMLQKSPVHQHRNDITRKNSTPNVNKQPYKHQATNSSRHLSRRDENIPQASTSNMTMEKFQREVLQSLSDLKERLSDCERMTKENNSMLKTLTAKKKVGKMSCPSWLPFKSVEDLISFENVDDETFNQTVDYLVYLGGRNVEDSLSLYLKSSFEVTESLLKKVSWLGQPSKNITSLSESRFIRACEEAVSSYNKFRKPNNTEFSDAVTKALKALKENLRRQIVAKAAKKQLPRRSRSRSSGGSKEQSRGVMELEGGQPTRQSRPRSRSPDGSKDQRRKVMGLQKKIPPRQSRVSEVQSSESEFLSHNNTSLLTQSPDGSKDRRRDVMELHGKQPYRLSRPPRSRSPDGSNDRRRSLMGLQKKRPPQQSRSRSRSPDLRENRFETSTSRRRSMELQKKQELPRQSRLRSRSPCGSEDYFEASTPKKSKVMEQEQNEFLSRNDTLLLPHNINTTTVVSEIHNVQNDENSLENIGNRGGDDIESVAEFQNDAQDMEANYNEENDAVAEASDADEGNKNYNDQENEDESDDEAMQIECLVDDPDVRSYILSQTAMEQKLFFKK, from the exons ATGTCCcgtatacaaaaaaaattgggGGGAGCTTCTCCTGAAACAGCTACGTCCAACCTCATGGCTGATTTGCAGAGGACCCAGGCTGAGAACCCTAAGTTGTTCCAAATGCTGCAGAAGTCTCCAGTACATCAGCATCGGAACGATATTACGCGGAAAAACAGCACCCCGAACGTTAATAAACAACCGTATAAACATCAGGCAACTAATAGTAGTAGGCACTTAAGTAGACGAGACGAAAATATACCTCAAG CCTCAACGTCCAACATGACCATGGAAAAGTTTCAAAGAGAAGTTCTACAGTCATTGAG TGATCTAAAAGAAAGGTTATCTGACTGCGAGCGTATGACTAA GGAAAACAATTCAATGTTGAAGACTCTTACGGCGAAAAAGAAAGTGGGAAAAATGAGTTGTCCAAGCTGGTTGCCTTTTAAAAGTGTCGAAGATCTAATTTCCTTTGAAAATGTTGATGACGAAACATTCAATCAAACT GTCGATTATCTAGTGTATTTGGGCGGCCGCAACGTCGAGGATAGTCTTTCCCTATACCTCAAGAGCAGCTTTGAAGTGACGGAGAGTTTGCTTAAAAAAGTATCTTGGCTTGGCCAGCcaagtaaaaatattacaagCCTTTCTGAATCACGCTTCATAAGAGCTTGTGAAG AAGCGGTGTCCTCATACAATAAGTTTCGAAAGCCCAATAACACAGAGTTTTCGGACGCTGTGACCAAAGCTCTGAAGGCTCTTAAAGAGAACTTACGGCGCCAAATTGTAGCAAAAGCTGCTAAAAAGCAGCTACCTCGACGATCAAGGTCTCGCTCTTCGGGTGGGAGCAAGGAACAGAGTAGGGGCGTGATGGAGCTTGAAGGAGGGCAACCAACTCGGCAGTCCCGACCCAGGTCTCGCTCTCCGGACGGAAGCAAGGATCAGAGGAGGAAGGTGATGGgacttcaaaaaaaaataccaccTCGGCAGTCCAGAGTCTCGGAAGTCCAGAGTTCAGAGTCAGAATTCCTGAGTCACAACAATACCTCACTACT GACTCAATCGCCAGATGGAAGCAAGGATCGGAGAAGGGACGTGATGGAGCTTCACGGAAAGCAACCATATCGGCTGTCCCGACCACCCAGGTCTCGCTCTCCGGATGGGAGCAATGATCGGAGAAGAAGCTTGATGGGGCTTCAAAAAAAGCGACCGCCTCAACAGTCCAGATCCAGGTCTCGATCGCCGGATTTAAGGGAGAATCGCTTCGAAACAAGCACTTCGAGGAGAAGGAGCATGGAGCTTCAAAAAAAGCAGGAACTACCTCGACAGTCCAGACTCAGATCTCGCTCTCCGTGTGGGAGCGAGGATTACTTTGAAGCCAGTACTCCAAAGAAAAGTAAGGTGATGGAGCAGGAGCAGAACGAATTTCTGAGTCGCAACGATACCTTACTACT aCCACATAATATTAACACAACAACCGTCGTCTCCGAGATTCATAATGTCCAGAATGACGAAAATTCTCTGGAAAATATCGGCAATCGTGGAGGCGATGATATCGAGAGTGTTGCTGAGTTCCAGAATGATGCGCAAGATATGGAGGCTAATTATAATGAAGAAAATGATGCAGTAGCTGAGGCGAGTGATGCAGATGAAGGAAATAAGAATTATAATGATCaagaaaatgaagatgaaAGCGATGACGAAGCAATGCAAATTGAGTGCCTTGTAGACGACCCCGACGTTCGATCATACATACTTTCGCAGACTGCGAtggaacaaaaattattttttaaaaaataa
- the LOC100119140 gene encoding uncharacterized protein DDB_G0290301-like, with protein MNKKQQKNLGASPVDEANANLLGRMNVMNQEQLNNQPKLTWQQQQQQQKQEEQQRNNKKEGKVVQHNQKHQGTGSMHNRPTQGGNSQQGQKTQGGNSQQGQKTQGRNSQKGQKLQGGNSQHWQKSQGTVSMQCQRQNQGEKPPQHLNKPGRKTQTEGQKNYGNTQEDKAELQHSFRSQTALTSQHQQQQQQQQQQQYNDHRYRTPQNTGTAAVEMSIKELSKTTQSMNKRIVRLEASISAVKSSQEELKNDVRSINKKVVDVQTLATSIHKMLTDIRKHQSSKATTKPVFLPFKSCADLLAFDNTTDEQFDDCVSYLEYIKGVTASDSAAKFFKACFVVNEDIFRNLTWTGSKTNQDLMALKDTRFSTACLNAMPYNKDTLTKPTEDDFVKAMTKALKSAKESFRRTGILVRRPIQNQNHQDSPPPKRLRRHNEPAIVDNAPRFDGENEEKFSDNDFHETIYWNNNNNLDNQMFDDLNEENGDNLNLDPKTQDDDFEENDTEDPNLEQNENEEDAEGDEEDAEEYQEDAEEYQEDAEGVKEDAQEDEEEENIFS; from the exons ATGAACAAAAAACAACAGAAGAACTTGGGAGCTTCTCCTGTCGATGAAGCCAATGCCAATCTCTTGGGGAGAATGAATGTGATGAACCAAGAGCAGCTTAATAACCAGCCGAAACTGAcatggcagcagcagcagcagcagcagaagcaagAGGAGCAACAAAGAAATAACAAGAAAGAGGGAAAGGTAGTGCAACATAATCAGAAACACCAAGGAACTGGAAGTATGCACAATAGACCGACGCAAGGAGGAAACTCGCAACAGGGACAGAAAACGCAAGGAGGAAACTCGCAACAGGGACAGAAAACGCAAGGAAGAAACTCGCAAAAGGGACAGAAATTGCAAGGAGGAAACTCGCAACATTGGCAGAAGTCGCAAGGAACTGTTAGCATGCAATGTCAGAGACAGAATCAAGGAGAAAAGCCACCGCAACATCTCAATAAGCCAGGGAGAAAAACGCAAACGGAAGGACAGAAAAACTACGGAAATACGCAAGAAGATAAGGCAGAATTACAGCACTCATTTCGTTCGCAAACAGCATTGACATCacaacatcaacaacaacaacaacaacaacaacaacaacaatataaCG ATCATCGATACCGTACGCCGCAAAATACAGGAACAGCAGCAGTGGAAATGTCTATCAAGGAATTGTCAAAGACTACACA ATCGATGAACAAAAGAATAGTCCGTCTAGAGGCATCGATTAG tgCTGTAAAATCCAGTCAGGAAGAGCTGAAGAACGATGTAAG GTCGATCAACAAAAAGGTCGTCGATGTCCAGACATTAGCAAC atcCATTCATAAAATGTTGACAGACATCAGAAAGCATCAATCTTCCAAGGCGACAACAAAACCTGTTTTCTTGCCGTTCAAGTCCTGCGCGGATCTACTAGCATTCGACAATACCACGGACGAGCAGTTTGACGACTGC GTAAGCTACTTGGAATATATCAAAGGAGTTACTGCATCAGATTCAGcagcaaaatttttcaaagccTGCTTTGTTGTCAATGAAGATATTTTCCGCAATCTCACATGGACCGGCTCAAAAACTAACCAAGACCTCATGGCACTAAAGGATACTCGTTTTTCGACAGCTTGCCTAA aTGCAATGCCGTATAATAAGGATACACTGACGAAGCCAACGGAGGATGATTTCGTCAAGGCTATGACAAAAGCCCTCAAGAGTGCCAAAGAGAGCTTTCGCCGCACTGGCATCCTGGTACGTCGTCCGATTCAAAACCAGAATCACCAGGATTCTCCACCGCCTAAGCGACTTCGCCGTCATAACGAGCCAGCTATCGTCGACAATGCGCCACGCTTCGACGGAGAGAACGAAGAAAAGTTCAGCGATAACGACTTTCATGAGACCATCTACtggaacaacaacaacaacctGGATAACCAGATGTTCGATGACTTGAACGAAGAAAACGGTGACAACCTGAACTTGGATCCCAAGACACAAGACGACGACTTTGAGGAGAACGACACCGAGGATCCGAACTTAgaacaaaatgaaaatgaagaagatGCTGAAGGAGATGAAGAAGATGCTGAAGAATATCAAGAAGATGCTGAAGAATATCAAGAAGATGCTGAAGGAGTTAAAGAAGATGCTcaagaagatgaagaagaagagaatatattttcgtaa